The nucleotide sequence TGAGTTGCTATTTACCTGTTCATTACATggtaaaacaaaccaaaaataccACGATGCAAGAAAGGTGTGCACACCGCACTCTGCACTTCTCTTCCCTGGCAAAACTCCCTGGAACAGTGAACAGTGACTTGGAGACATGCTTCAATTTAATGcaccaggtgatcaaggttaaaAAGAACGCTTTTAAACCAGAAAGtctcaagaaataaataaaccataatagaGGAATTCATCCCATTGTTAAAGGTCCAAGCTTTCTGCCAAAACCACACTTGGTTTGGGAAATTTTATTTGTTGTCAGATAAACATAAACAAATAGTGAAGAAAGCTAGGTAAGATAGAGCCTCATAAAAGGTTAACTTACCTCTAGTCTTTCCAAGTTATATATTAACGAAtagctttagtttttaaaaaaccctctttTCTAGCTAAGGCAAGTCATCCAAATGAGTGAATTTTTTTGGTGATACCTGGCTTATCCCATACCATATTCTCCAAAGCGGACCCTAATCTCTCCCACAGGTCACCAGACAACCAGGAACAGAAACTACTGAAAATGCACTTCCAATCTCTGAAACGTCAGTGATTGTATAGGGTTTAGAAAAGCTGTTTAAACGTTTTCCAAATGCCTGCAATTAGTACAGGTCAACCAAATGGCATAGCACGGCATGAGCGGGTCCCTACTTTCATCTACCCACTCAGAATCCGGGCAATGAATGCAGCAGACCTCTCAAGACCAGACTGCAGGGGGGAAGAGTACCATGCACAGAAAATAGGAACCCTGCTTTTTGATATGGGAAAAAGCAAGTGATGGCAGTCTTGTGCTTTTAAAGAACCTAGAAGCGCTTACTAGTTCAATCCATCCCCAAATCCATGCCATCCTTTCAACTTTGCaattaaaagagaagagaaattccGGTCAATTCGCCTTGGGGGGTTGTTCTGAGGGTAGAGGACTCAAGTagggaggaggatggagagagaaagagcaagccAATGAAAGACAGCAAAATTTCCCACCTTTCTTGAATTCTTCCAGCATAGCGTCCAACTTGGTGTCATTGAAAACAAAGTGCAAGGGGTGGTTATAAAATTTAGTGATGGTTTTCAGGGGAGTACAGTCATCTGGATCCACGAAGGCCAAGTCTTTGACAAAGAGGAGGTCCACGATGTTGGAGCGCTCCCCCTCAAATACTGGAATCCGAGTGTAGCCGCTCTCCATGATCTCCGACATGGTGTTGAAGTCCAGAATGGCTTCGCCGGTGATCATGAAACAGTCCCGGAGGGGAGTCATCACGTCCTCCACGGTCTTCGTGCGGAGCTCCAGCGCCCCTTGGATGATGTTCAGCTCCTCCTTTACGAGGTCGTTGTAGGGGTCTGTGACCCGGAGCATCTCCAGCAGTTTTTCCCGGTTATAGACGGTGCCTATCTCCTGGCCCAGGACGCAGTCCAGCAGCTTGCTTACGGGGTAAGAGGCGGGGAAGGTCATCATCATGAAAAACTTGGTGAGGAAGATGGTGTTGGCCCCCACAGCCAGGCCGTGCCGGGAGCAGATGGCCTGGGGCACGATCTCCCCGAAGATGACGATGCCGATGGTGGAGACCACCACCGCCACGAGGCCTGAGCCAGCTATGTCGTCGAGCAGGATGGTGAGCGTGGTGTTGACCAGCACGTTGCCCAGCAGCAGCGAGCACAGCAGGTAGTTGCCCTGCCTGCGCACGGGCTCGATGCGCTTGGCGTAATTCTTCTCCTTCTCCGTGCCGCAGTTCTGCACGATGCGCAGCTCCATCGGGTCCAGGGCCATGAGTCCCAGGTTGAGGCCGCTGAACATGCCCGATAGGCACAGAAGCAGCGAAATGAAGATCACCTGCAGCCAGAAAGGCAGCAGGAACTTCTTCTCCTCCCCCACGATCATCTTGGTGTCCTCGCCGTCGTGATAAATCCAGGTGGTCTCGGCCCACGGGGGCGGCGGGAGCCCGGCCACCCCGGAGCCGCCCTTGCCCCCGACGGCGCCACCCGCAGACCCCGGGCCGCCGGCGCCCAGGGCTGGCGTGGAGAGCGACGTGCACAGGTAATAGGACTTGCTCTTCTCCATCTTGCGCAGCGGTTTGATCTCGATCTCAATGATGCCTGATGTACGGCGATTGAGAATGATATGGGGCAAGATGATGATATCTGATGTGCGGATGCCGCAGCGCTGGGGGCCGCTGTccggctccggaggcgcagggcCCCCCAGCCCGCGCTCACCCGGGCTGTGGCGCCGCCGCTCATGCTCTGTGAAAGCAATGCGGGACCATGTCTCGTTGTTGATGTTCTGCCCGTACACCCGCAGCTTGACCCGGGTCCGCTCGCTCACCCGCAGCGCCCCCCCTTCCATGAACGACACGTCGTTCGTGTCCTCCAGCCGCAACCCGATGATCACAGTCTCCTCGTTCTCGCCCGCCGCTGTGCAGCCGCCCGCGCCGCAGCAGCAGCTCAGCAGAAGCAGCGGCAACAGCCGTCCAGCCGCCGCCTGCAGGACCCCCCGGCCGCGAGAGCTGAGGCTGCGGCGCGCCGCCATCTTCCAAGTGGGCAGTGCGGCGGCTGCCTGCCCGCCCGCCATCTTTACTTCGGGTTCACAAGTGCCCCAGCCAATCATAGGGTGGCTGCTCCAGCTGCGGCTTCATCCTTCCCACCCGGCGGCGCGAGCGCAGGCACCGGCCCCTGGGCGAGACTGCAACGCAGTGTTCGCACCCACTGCTCAGCAGTCCGCCTCCCTGACTGACACTGACTCGGCCTGGGCCAGCTCAGGAACCTCGAGGCTggcgggaggggggagaggggggagaagTACCAGCCGCTCCTGCGAGAGGCAGGCAGACCAGCTAGCTAATCACGAGCGGGCGTCCGCCCTCCCAGCCAGGGGGCTGGAATGGGGGCGTGGCCGTGAGCGGCGCCGCGAACCAATGGCAAGATAAATGGGTGGGGAGACGAGGGCCAGCGTCCTCCTCAGCACGCCAAGTTTCCAGCTGAAAGGCGCGTGACTCTTGTGTATGTGCGAGGGGAGGAGGTGTGGCCAGCCGGTGCCCGAGAGCCAGTCACAGATGAGAGCTGTACGAAAGGGGGCGGGGCCCTACCTCCGGCTGCCAATGAAAAGGGGCCATTCGCGAGTCCGACAGCCCGGAGGGACCTCGGTAGTACATCCCGGCCCTTGGGTTGCCCCGCTGGACTAATGTCCCGAGGCGGCCCGAGGCGGCTGGTTCTCGCTGCGCCACGCTGCCGGCTTCCGCGTGCTCAATGCCCGTGCAGAGAGGCTGCGCCTTCCTGCCCCAGGAGCCCAAGAAGCCGACTAGGGAGGCTTAAGATGCACAGTACCCTAAAATGAAGGCGAGCCACAGGCCGTGCTCCCCTTATTTATTCGTGCGCGCCTCTCGACTCGGGATAAGCGGTGGCCGGTGGGCCCCAGCACCGCACAGACCCGGTCTGCTGGAGCCTCTCGCCTATCCCTAAGAGACAAGCGCCCTCTGCAGCTCACGGTCAGGTGGCGCCACCTGCCGGTATCACGGGCGCCCTGCAACGCTTTCCAGGTCCGTCGCAAACCCCACACGGTGAGCGGGAGGTGCGGAAATTAAAGTAGTTCCCCATCTTCCAAGTCCTAAGAATCCCTTCATTTTCTTACTGAAAGTCCCTGGCCCCATTCCATATTTACTGAATGGGTaggacccaggaatctgtatttctaaCTGGGACTCGGGCGAATTTGGGAAATGGGACGGGGCAGACATACTAAGCAGATCCATAAAGGCTCATTCTTAAACACACTGACCAAACCCAGCTAGGTTCATCGGTCACTCAGGAGAAAAACACCCTGAAGACCTAGGACTCCCAAGCCCATTCTGTATCTGGAGGAGATGCAGTAGCAAAGTTGTTGccaaagtgggttttttttcttgcaacttaagcatctgaaaaagaattgtttccttttttttttttttttttgtattctgcaagcacattttcttccctttatgTAAACCaatcaaacattttttattaatttctagtaGAGATGATTGCAGTGGCCTCCTCACTGGTCTCTGCTCTTCTACACCTGCCCGCTTCCCTTCTCAacccagcagccagagtggtCTTGTTAAATAAGACGCTGTCCCTTCCTTGTTTGAAACCCTACTCTGGCTTCCCAACTCATCACAGTAAAAGCCACTGGTAGCTACAATATCTGACAAGGCTCTAAAAGAGCTGCTGCCCACCCACTTTCTTCTATAACCTCATCACCTGCTGCTCCAGCCAGATTTCTTCTGGCTGTTGTTCCTTCTCTCCAGGGATGCTCCTTCAGGGAGCCTGTGCACGTGCAGCTGTTTCCTGTGCCTGTGACTCTCTTCCCCCAGATGTCAGCATAGAACGTTAGTCCACCTCCTTCAAGATTGTTCAAAGGCCACctttaatatttatctatttattcattcatttacctatttattttggctgtgctgggtcttagttgcagcatgcaggatcttcattgcggcatgtttagttgcggcatgtggactcttatttgtggcatgcagactcttagttgtagcacgcagacttcttagttgcagcatgcatgtgggacctagcttccctaccagggatcgaacctgggccccctgcattgggagcacagagtcttacccacaggaccaccagggaagtcccaaaggccACCTTCATAAACTTGTGAACAAGCACTCCCTATACTCCATCTCTACTGTATTTTCCTTAATTTAGTTTACATCTGTCTCCTTCTACTAGAACTTAAGCTTCCTGAGGGCaaggattttgtctgttttgttcactgctgtatcatCAGGGCCTAGAACAATGGTAGATGCTCGGAACAGTACTTGTAGAATGTTAAAGAAGTGAAAGAATTTTTATTCTGATTATTTCAAATAATGCCCCCAATCTAGTTTCCAGCCCTTCAGCTTCTCATGCTGCTTCTCCCACCCACAATTCTCATACTGCTATATCTGAGAaacaagtttatattttaaaaaccctgaTTCACACACTCGGcatgcatttataaaaataacattatcaAAGTTTGGAAGAAAAGTTGAGCTTTTTAGGGGTATGTGACAAAGGATAGATACAGTCCTTTTCTAAGTCAACTGattgaaaataaaactgttttaactTCATAAAAAGTGTGAGTACAAGTGTGTGTAAGGGAGCTAAGAGGGAAGATGATTAAAGGCTCTTAAATGCTGAATGTACACTTTCGGAAGAAGAgtgtggagatgggggtggggagaagcttGCCAAACCTACAGACATTTCCTGTGCATTTCAGAAAAAGCTAGAACAGTCAGGAAAGTGTGGCATTCAGCAATTTAGAAGCAAGTTAGAAGTTCCTAGCAAAATGTCATTTCAGAAAAAGCTAGAACAGTCAGGAAAGTGTGGCATTCAGCAATTTAGAAGCAAGTTAGAAGTTCCTAGCAAAATGTCAGAAAGCACCCATCAAGACAATTTACAATATAAAACCagccaagttcacattcacaCACAAGCTCAGCAGTCCCCTGTGTGAATTTGACGTTCATCCTGAGTGGCAGTGGTGGTAGGAAGGGGGGCATCATAGTCTCCATGTAGGGAATTTCCTGGGCGTCCAGTGATTAGGAGGTTTCACCTCCAGAAAGGGCTACAAAAACCTCAAGACTGCTAACTGGTTGCTGTGGATGTCTAATCCTAGGTAGGTTCTGACTTTGACCTTCAGCACATCATTTAGGTAAAGCAGAACCTCCTAGCAAATACCTTCCCTAACCAACCCTCTCTTGCTAGAATCCTTTACTGGATCCTCAAGGGGAAGGgtacctgttcagttttctcatctgcatgGAATATGCTCCCATGTCTGCAGGTTCAGAGATTTGGGAAGGCGCTGCATCCAGACCTAAAAGACTTTTAGAGTTTGACTTTAAAGATAGCAAGTAACAACCAATGGCTCTCTACACATCTGGTTTCTCAACATAAAGCTCTAATTTTATACAGAAAGCTTTTCCCCCCGGAAAAAAAATGCCTAGTTgtagaaaaatattcaaagttaTTGCTTCAACAGTGACATTTTAATTTCACCAAAGCACCGGATCTTTTGAGGAAAAACAGGAACTGGGTGATGCTCCAGTTGCCCAAACTTTCCCTCCAACCAAACCTGCTCCCCCTGAAACAACACTGTCCACTTGTTTAAAGACATAGAACTCTTTTAGCTCAAATGAGAACTTTTCACAACAGagggcaaacaaaacaaaataaagtcagCAATGCAGTTTGCCTTCTCTTTTTCAGgctttttgttttgggttttcctATTTCCCTCCTTTGCTAGATATTTTCTGGACATAGTCActgtggagaaagagaagggaaaacatgGCTTTTTTACAGAGTTGTGACAAAAGCTTCCTCCTTTGAGAAGGGTGCAAGCTCCTTGACAGCGAATCCCTGCCGATGGTGGGTGGCCCCCTGCCACTTCCCATTCTGCcagctcttccctccctctccgcCCTCCATCCtggtccctgccccctcccttcacGGTGCACTGGACAGCACCCCACACCCACTATCCTCCCAGGGAGCCGGCTCCTCCTAAACCTCCATGGGGCAGCCCCAAGAAGTATCCTTCTGCTGCTCCAAGTCCACTGTTTGCCCTGCTCCAGGCCCCCTATCCTCCTGACTGCCAGGCCCTGCGACTGCGGGACTTTCTAGGATCTTTTAGGGTGTTCTTTCTGACTGCTGTGCCACCCCAGTTGCAGTCTCCAGCTCAGTCTTGGACAAAGAAATGTTCTGAGCTCCATTATCCTTATCATTGCGACTAAAACACTCAACCCAGGTTGCGATTTTAGGTTTTAAAATGTTGATCCATGTGAATATTGCCCATCCaacaatctaaatttaaaaactacatttgGGGAGTGAGGAAGAGGTGGGAGATAAGGCAGACTCTGACAGGAGGATGGTAACTAGGGATGAGACTGCAGGGAAAAGAACAGATCCTAAATGTCCAATTCTGAGCCCTGGGTCTGATACCAGAGCTCTAATTTGTGATTATGGCTCTAGTCATAAAATGCCAGTTTTCCCATATCAGCTGAATTCATTCCTATGGTCTTTTTTCCAAATTGTTTGGAGCTGGAGCAAAAATTCTACTATAATAATTAGTCAGATCTCCATGTATAGACAAATAACATGCCAGACCTCAGTGGGAAAGAATTCTTCTCCTATTTTTAGTACCTCTGAGATacctatttgttttatttgaaacACCACTACACTGAAGATTTAACTTATTGCTTCCCACTTATTAATACCACATCTCAATTCTctgcttcctctttatttttttttaatatttattttatttatttatttggctgcatcgggtcttagttgtggcacgctggctccagagcacgtgggctctgtagtttgctgcatgcgggctttctagttgaggtgcgtgggctcaggagttgcaccgtgtgggctcagtagttgcggcacgcgggcttagctgccccgtgacatgtgggatcttagttccctgatcagagatcgaacccaagtcccctgcaatggaaggcagattcttaaccattggaccaccagggaagcccctctgcttcCTCTTTAAACTTTAAGTTTGTGTCTTATTTCtcaccccatttctttttttctttttcattcatttgttccctCATTCAACTTATATAGATTGTGTATCTAATAAGCTCCAGGCGCTGTACTAGGCATTGTGGAGCTATAATATTGAATCAGAGGTTACCCCAAAAACTTACTAGTAAGGAGGTCAGCAAACATGTACTAAATAACTACATAGTGCAGGATAGAACATCGAAtgtcttaaaaagaaatacaaaataaaatgcaggAATCGAGGGAAGCTCCATGGTCTTTGAGTTGGTCtttgagatatttaaaataaacaaataggtatCCCAGAGGAACTAAAAATAGGTTAGAATAGAGACATTTTTAGATATGCAGATGAAAAAGCTACTCAAAGAACCGGTGTTTTAGTCTGCTCTAtcctaacaaaataccatagactgggtggcttaaacaacagaaatttattttctcacagttctggagtctgaagtcccagatcaaggtccTGTGAGGTCGGTtgttggtgagagctctcttcctgacttgcagatgACCCCTTTGTCCTCAAGCGGCCTTTCCTCTGAGTGCATACATGGAGAGAGAGCAAGAGCTCACTGgtatctcttataaggacactaatcctgttGGATCAGGGCCCCATCCTTATGGCCTCatgtaaccttaattacttccttagaggctTCATCTCCAAATACAAGCActctgggggttagggcttcgaTATATGAATGCAAGGAGGAGGGACAAATATTCAGTCCAAGAAAAAGGgattgagagagaagaaagaggaaaaaggcatTCTACTGGAGAGAAAAGTGTGAGATGAGGTTGGAAAGGGAGCAGCATTTTTAGAACACCATATGCTTGAATTTGGTTCTATGGCCCTTGAAGAGGAACAGCAAGAATAATGTTGGAAAGTTGGTTGGGGTGGGTTGAATGCCAAGTTTAGGAGTTTAGATTTCATTCTTCAGGAGCTATAGAATGTTCTAAGTAGAGGAGCTGTATTACAAGAAGATTAACTGACAGGTGCCAGTGCAGCGATGCTGAGGCCCTGCCTGCCAATTGGATTTAGGGAACTCCTACCACTCCATGTAGAAAAAAATcttcacagtttacaaagcactttctcaCATATTATCTTGACTGACTTTCACAACTATGACTAAGGGATACACCACTTCTCCAGCAACATAcaggacaaacaaacagagacgaCTATCTCATGCCACAGAAGCCCCCAGAAAACCAAGATGGAACACCACAACCCCCAACTCTGGAAGTCCACACCTGAATCACAGCTGTGGCCACGGTGGTCTGTGCAGTAATCATGATTCTTAGAGCAAACACAAGGTTTCCCAGGTGGGCCTTGGCCCCCTGAACATAGGTCAGAtttctggatatatattttttaactttaaaaaagtttttgacatataataaacatatataaaggtTCATAAAGCATAAATGTATAGTAGCTGACCacataatttatcatttaaaacagAACCTGTTTGAGAGTGGAAAAAAAGGTACTATCAGTAATTAACCTAGTTTGAAGCTAACTAGGACAGTCCCAGGCAAAGATTATGttcactttgttgttgttgttttttaatttatttatttttggctgcattgggtcttcgctgctgtgcgctggcttcctctagttgcagcgagcgggggctactctttgttgcagtgcgtgggattctcactgcagtggcttctcttgttgcggagcacaggctctagatgcgcaggcttcagtagttgtggcacgtaggctcagtagttgtggctcgtgggctctagagctcaggctcagtagttgtggtgcatgggcttagttgctccacagcatgtgggatcttcccggaccagggctcgaacctgtgtcccctgcattggtaggcggattcccaaccactgtgccaccagggaagccccttatgttCACTTTGTAATTGTTTATAATGGTAACGGGAGCCACCCCCTAGTTGAGAAAACCCCTATATAGCCCTTCCAGATCACACACATGTTCTCTACCCTAGATGTAACCATTATCTTTACTTTTATAgtaattatttccctttttaattctatattttaaaatttgggaatCCCCGAAAGGAGAGC is from Globicephala melas chromosome 16, mGloMel1.2, whole genome shotgun sequence and encodes:
- the CNNM2 gene encoding metal transporter CNNM2 isoform X1, with amino-acid sequence MIGWGTCEPEVKMAGGQAAAALPTWKMAARRSLSSRGRGVLQAAAGRLLPLLLLSCCCGAGGCTAAGENEETVIIGLRLEDTNDVSFMEGGALRVSERTRVKLRVYGQNINNETWSRIAFTEHERRRHSPGERGLGGPAPPEPDSGPQRCGIRTSDIIILPHIILNRRTSGIIEIEIKPLRKMEKSKSYYLCTSLSTPALGAGGPGSAGGAVGGKGGSGVAGLPPPPWAETTWIYHDGEDTKMIVGEEKKFLLPFWLQVIFISLLLCLSGMFSGLNLGLMALDPMELRIVQNCGTEKEKNYAKRIEPVRRQGNYLLCSLLLGNVLVNTTLTILLDDIAGSGLVAVVVSTIGIVIFGEIVPQAICSRHGLAVGANTIFLTKFFMMMTFPASYPVSKLLDCVLGQEIGTVYNREKLLEMLRVTDPYNDLVKEELNIIQGALELRTKTVEDVMTPLRDCFMITGEAILDFNTMSEIMESGYTRIPVFEGERSNIVDLLFVKDLAFVDPDDCTPLKTITKFYNHPLHFVFNDTKLDAMLEEFKKGKSHLAIVQRVNNEGEGDPFYEVLGIVTLEDVIEEIIKSEILDETDLYTDNRTKKKVAHRERKQDFSAFKQTDSEMKVKISPQLLLAMHRFLATEVEAFSPSQMSEKILLRLLKHPNVIQELKYDEKNKKAPEYYLYQRNKPVDYFVLILQGKVEVEAGKEGMKFEASAFSYYGVMALTASPVPLSLSRTFVVSRTELLAAGSPGENKSPPRPCGLNHSDSLSRSDRIDAITPTLGSSNNQLSSSFLQVYIPDYSVRALSDLQFVKISRQQYQNALMASRMDKTPQSSDSENTKIELTLTELHDGLPDETANLLNEQNCVTHSKANHSLHSEGAI
- the CNNM2 gene encoding metal transporter CNNM2 isoform X2, which codes for MIGWGTCEPEVKMAGGQAAAALPTWKMAARRSLSSRGRGVLQAAAGRLLPLLLLSCCCGAGGCTAAGENEETVIIGLRLEDTNDVSFMEGGALRVSERTRVKLRVYGQNINNETWSRIAFTEHERRRHSPGERGLGGPAPPEPDSGPQRCGIRTSDIIILPHIILNRRTSGIIEIEIKPLRKMEKSKSYYLCTSLSTPALGAGGPGSAGGAVGGKGGSGVAGLPPPPWAETTWIYHDGEDTKMIVGEEKKFLLPFWLQVIFISLLLCLSGMFSGLNLGLMALDPMELRIVQNCGTEKEKNYAKRIEPVRRQGNYLLCSLLLGNVLVNTTLTILLDDIAGSGLVAVVVSTIGIVIFGEIVPQAICSRHGLAVGANTIFLTKFFMMMTFPASYPVSKLLDCVLGQEIGTVYNREKLLEMLRVTDPYNDLVKEELNIIQGALELRTKTVEDVMTPLRDCFMITGEAILDFNTMSEIMESGYTRIPVFEGERSNIVDLLFVKDLAFVDPDDCTPLKTITKFYNHPLHFVFNDTKLDAMLEEFKKGKSHLAIVQRVNNEGEGDPFYEVLGIVTLEDVIEEIIKSEILDETDLYTDNRTKKKVAHRERKQDFSAFKQTDSEMKVKISPQLLLAMHRFLATEVEAFSPSQMSEKILLRLLKHPNVIQELKYDEKNKKAPEYYLYQRNKPVDYFVLILQGKVEVEAGKEGMKFEASAFSYYGVMALTASPGENKSPPRPCGLNHSDSLSRSDRIDAITPTLGSSNNQLSSSFLQVYIPDYSVRALSDLQFVKISRQQYQNALMASRMDKTPQSSDSENTKIELTLTELHDGLPDETANLLNEQNCVTHSKANHSLHSEGAI